A stretch of Limanda limanda chromosome 7, fLimLim1.1, whole genome shotgun sequence DNA encodes these proteins:
- the ubxn10 gene encoding UBX domain-containing protein 10: MWQPSQDEVLHMLQQLPAVPPHSLNKLKVLPPIERRRSGGGPGGDLDRTVHSLSDETVPQQRRTPGSEGDNRADVALRMWPNTSEPEPLGASVDLLLAVRAPCGRRFQQHFESTDALLAVKTSAEARFTETYGDVSIETMDVPRRSFTDMNMTLAQSGVMNRSVLCITRNNNDSVELHD, encoded by the coding sequence ATGTGGCAGCCGAGCCAGGATGAGGTCCTGCacatgctgcagcagcttcctgcgGTTCCACCACATTCCTTAAACAAGCTCAAGGTCCTGCCCCCCATAGAGCGCAGGCGGTCAGGGGGGGGGCCCGGAGGAGACTTGGATAGAACCGTGCACAGCCTGTCTGATGAGACCGTCCCGCAGCAGAGGCGGACCCCCGGCTCTGAGGGGGACAACAGGGCTGATGTGGCCCTCAGGATGTGGCCCAACACCTCAGAGCCGGAACCATTGGGGGCCAGTGTTGATTTGCTGTTAGCCGTGCGGGCGCCGTGCGGCCGGAGGTTCCAGCAGCACTTTGAGTCCACAGACGCTCTGCTGGCGGTGAAGACCAGTGCAGAGGCCCGGTTCACAGAGACGTACGGAGACGTCTCCATCGAGACCATGGACGTGCCGCGCAGGAGCTTCACGGACATGAACATGACTCTGGCCCAGAGCGGCGTCATGAACAGATCCGTGCTCTGCATCACACGGAACAACAATGACAGCGTGGAGCTACATgattga
- the ddx19a gene encoding ATP-dependent RNA helicase DDX19A: MSEDSWALSVDQQEAKAPALKHLNTKQKKTNSNVVPGDGEPGDEPGPADQSLLHKMIRRSLVRNRNEVEVLQRDPNSPLYSVKSFEDLRLKPELLNGVYSMGFNRPSRIQENALPMMLAQPPLNLIAQAQSGTGKTAAFSLAMLSHVDPANKWPQCLCISPTYELALQIGQVIEQMGKFCPDVELAYAIRGNRMERGTKLQQQIVIGTPGTVLDWCMKYKFIDPKKITMFVLDEADVMIATQGHRDQSFRIHRQLTKDCQMLLFSATFEESVWGFAKKVIPDPNIIRLKREEETLDTIKQYYVVCKEEEDKFTALCNLYGGITIAQAIIFCRTRKTAAWLTVNLMKEGHQVALLSGELAVEQRAAVIERYRNGKEKVLVTTNVCSRGIDVEQVSLVVNFDLPEDIDGNADNETYLHRIGRTGRFGKRGYAVSMVDSEHGMDILHQIETHFNRRIPKLDPSDPAEMEKEFNS; this comes from the exons ATGTCCGAGGACTCATGGGCTCTGTCGGTGGACCAGCAGGAGGCGAAGGCTCCGGCG CTCAAACACCTTAAtaccaaacaaaagaaaacaaaca gcaACGTTGTGCCGGGGGACGGTGAACCTGGAGACGAGCCGGGCCCGGCCGATCAGTCGCTGCTGCACAAGATGATCCGCCGCTCTCTGGTGCGGAACCGGAACGAGGTGGAGGTCCTGCAGAGAGACCCCAACTCTCCTCTCTACTCCGTCAAGTCCTTTGAGGACCTGAGGCT GAAACCGGAGCTGCTGAATGGTGTGTACAGCATGGGCTTCAACAGACCGTCCAGAATCCAGGAGAACGCTTTGCCCATGATGCTGGCACAGCC CCCTCTGAATCTAATCGCCCAGGCTCAGTCCGGCACCGGTAAAACTGCTGCTTTCTCTCTGGCCATGCTCAGCCATGTCGACCCGGCCAATAAGTGGCCTCAG TGCCTGTGCATCTCTCCGACGTACGAGCTCGCTCTGCAGATCGGTCAGGTCATCGAGCAGATGGGGAAGTTCTGTCCAGATGTGGAACTGGCGTACGCCATTCGAGGCAACAGAA tggagCGAGGCACTAAGTTGCAGCAGCAGATTGTCATCGGGACACCAGGCACGGTCCTGGACTGGTGCATGAAGTACAAGTTCATCGACCCCAAGAAGATCACCATGTTCGTGCTGGACGAGGCCGACGTGATGATCGCCACGCAGGGTCATCGGGATCAGAGCTTTCGAATTCACAG GCAGCTGACGAAGGATTGCCAAATGCTCCTTTTCTCCGCGACCTTTGAGGAGTCCGTGTGGGGTTTTGCCAAAAAGGTGATTCCCGACCCAAATATCATCCGGCTGAAGCGTGAAGAGGAGACTCTGGACACCATCAAGCAGTACTACGTGGTctgcaaggaggaggaggacaagttCACAGCGCTCTGCAACCTGTACGGAGGCATCACCATCGCCCAGGCCATCATCTTCTGCCGT ACCCGTAAAACTGCAGCTTGGTTAACTGTGAACCTGATGAAAGAGggccaccaggtggcgctgCTGAGTGGAGAATTGGCGGTGGAGCAGAGGGCCGCGGTCATTGAACGCTATCGCAACGGCAAGGAGAAGGTGCTCGTGACCACGAACGTGTGCTCCAGAG GTATCGATGTTGAGCAGGTGTCCCTTGTGGTAAACTTTGACCTCCCCGAGGACATTGATGGAAATGCCGACAACGAGACGTACCTGCACCGGATCGGCCGCACGGGACGCTTCGGCAAAAGAGGATATGCTGTCTCTATGGTTGACAGTGAGCACGGCATGGATATTCTCCACCAGATCGAGACTCATTTCA ACAGGAGAATCCCCAAACTGGACCCAAGTGATCcggcagagatggagaaagagttCAACAGTTAG